From Strix aluco isolate bStrAlu1 chromosome 5, bStrAlu1.hap1, whole genome shotgun sequence:
ATAACAATATGTTACTGTCtatctttctcccctctccttcaCACTCATGGCAAGAGCCACCAAACAGCCAAAACCAGTAGAGATAAAGGCCTAACCAAGACAGCAATTCTCTCCGAGAACATCCTGCCAAGTAATACTCAGTATGTTCTGCTCAATTTGCATTATCCTTCTATAGAAACAGAACTGGCTCTGACAgctcagaaaacagagaaatgaacTCTACCTTTTCACAAACACAGGCACAAAGCACACAGCCTGTGAAACCAGCCATTTGAAAGTGTGGAACATAGGCAAGTGAAGAAGTTTATTTAAGAGGGTATAACCACACACACGAAACACTCAAGATTTGCCTCTAAGATGAAGATTTTGAGTATCTGACTCTGTGCACATGATTAATTTGGGTATTAAATTTGCCCACCTTCATCAGGTATAATTCGTTTGCATGGCAGATGAACTTGGAAGCGTATGATTTACAGTACGCAAATTCAGCACAGATCACCCCGTAACCATTCTCTACTTGAAAGActacagaaaactgtttttcaaatttaatCGGCTATTTTTTCATAATTGCTTATTAGAAATTATTACACAGTTTACTTTTTTCAGTTTCACAGTTATGACAAAACAGCTCACATTATCCAAGATCTTTTTTGGAATATACTAAgcaatttaaagtaaaaaagtgCTTACACAACCAGAGGAGATTATTCAATAATTAGCCCACTATAAGAAAAATGACCACTGAAATCTAGTCTGAGGGAACTACACACCTCTAATGAAAGGCATTCATGTACTGAAATAAGAGACACTGGCAAAAGATACTGCACTTTTGACACTTGCCCAGGACCTGGGATTTCCCCTTTATCCTCACTATCTCTGCCTCTGTGAGCCCTAAATCCTTCATGATTGAGGATCTTCTATAAAATCAAGAGGAGTAATTAAGACATGGTACTCTATAGTTAGGCTTTCCCCTGCAGTATGGGCAGTACAAATCTGAACCTTTCAGGCAGTGGATCATGCATCTCCAAAATACTCAAACcagctttattttgcaaatagTCCCTACAGCTCTTTTATTCTTCATATTCTTCCTGTATGACCAATGTAATATTATACCATGTTTTTCTAAACAAGAATTTGTCAAAGTGAAAACATTTATATATCAGCTACCATTTCTTTCTGCTCATTACCAACACACATACAAAAGtgtttctgcatttattttttgatacattgtcatggtttaaccccagccagcaactaagcaccatgcagtcACTCGCTTATGCCTCcaccctcccagtgggatgggtaagaggattgaaaaaaaaaaaccttgcaggCTAAGAACATATAAACACAtacaatataataataattacagtaatgaaaaggaataacagagagagaaataaaacccaagacaagtgatgcacaatgcaattgctcaccacctgctgactgatgcatGAGCAGTGATCCACCCCTCCTcaccaactccccccagtttctatactgagcacAACATTCTATGTACAGAATATCCCtctggctagttcaggtcagctgtcctggccatgctccttcccagcaccttgtgcagctgcctgctggcagagcatgggaaactgaaaaatccttaattttaGGATAAACAGtacttagcaacaattaaaacattggtgtgttaacATTATTCTCAACTGAAtcaaaaacacagcactgtaccagctgctaggaagaaaattaactctatcccaggcaAAACCAGGACGTACATGTTGAAGCTTTGGGTAGAGACCCAGTCTATGTGCAGCACATTCAGCAAGCAGCTGAAACCTTAGAAGAGTTTTGGATTCAAACAATAAGCTACAAACAGTACTGCCAACTCATATTTCTATTATAATTGCACTTAGTTAGATTTTTGCTTCCTCTAATGTAAAAGGAACAGGAATTAAGTTCATCACAGTCACCTTGTTTAAAGTTATCTATTCACAGGAATCTGTTCTTGAAATCAAAGTCAGCAAATTATTTGACGATGACAAGGTCAAGTAACCAAAAACTTGGCCAATCCTATATGACATCATTGAACCCGAACTGTTCATCCAGTCTGGACTTCTGAAGCTTTACCACATACCCTATACAACTAAAATAATTAACCTACCTATACCAAAGTCTGTAGTTCTGTCCAAAATATGGCTCTCCTGCTATCAAAGTCCATGGGATTTATCCAGTGCAGAACTCTAAAACATCACTGAAAGGCAATACTTAAATGAGAACTTAGAGCTGATTAGTACAGTAAACTATTCACCTGTTAACCTTGCTACTGTAGATAGGTGGTAAAAGACTTCCagtttaaaattttgctttgtaTAAGGAAGTAAACACAAGGTTAATCAGAGGGCAATATATTAGGTGATACTATATTGGGAGTGTCTATTTagcagagaaacaaaataaaataacaagctATTATCATTCACCACAGCAGTAACTGCCTGTGTACCAcaggtattttttattttttagcataaCCCAAGGCAGAATTTGACTCACTGATAAATACTAGGATTGAAACTGATGCGTACTTTTAGTGTCAGTTCTACAAATTTTTACAGATAGGGAGTTCTTTAAATCATGACACGGTAAAAACTgtaaatacaaacatacatatacacCAGCTTTAAATTCACATGCTAAAAATAgtctgaatatatattttatataaaccCACAACCAACAATtatgttttgtggtggttttctttAAAGAGCAGTTACTTTCCCATACAATAAACAGTAAAGATCTTATTCTTTTCTACTCATTAGTGGTTCTAATAAAGCCTTCAGAGAAAGAAACTTGGGTTTCTGCAAAGATCTCAAAGTTAATAGGAAATTTGGCAAAGCATTTGGGTATATTAATTTAAGCACTTCAATAAAATCTAGAATAAACAGATTCAAAGAAGCACAATTCCAAAtgacatttaattatttatgaGCTTAAAACTGAAcacatgcttaagtgcttttCTTAACTAATACTAATATTAACTGGTTTTACAGTAACCAAGCTGTCTTTTAAACACATAGAAAGAAATTTGATAGTTATTTTACACCTGACCTCTCTGGCATATGCTAAAACTCTTCCTTACTAGGGACAAATCATGtaaaaagaaagcacacaactaCAATGTCATGTTGACATTTAATAGaggaaatgtaaaacaaatgagcaaaactgacagaatttttttttttttgaagtctgaaTTACAATTCCGCAAGTCATGAAAAATCACTGATCCCTGAAAATATTCAGATTATGAAATAAAGACACATCATTCTGGTAGGACAGGTGTAATGATCAAGAGTAGATTTACAGGACACTACCTTCTGTAGCATTCCTTCCATTGCACTTAAATGACTTTTAAACTAATCATGAATATGATCATGATTATCAGCATAAGATCATGAATATCAGCACTCAAAGTGGGGCCTTAAATTAGAGGGAAACATCTTTTTAACTCTACTGCAATGTAAAACTTGAAAGATAAGCCATCCTTTGGGATACAGACTTactgagagaggaagaaaagcaggatTGACCAACTGTGTTACTCTTTTTCATTAGTCCCTCATTTCCCCCCGTGCTGTTCTCATTTCCCCCCCATTTCCTTTCCTGCTGAACTCATTTCCTCCATTTGCTTCCTTGCAGAGTTCACTTTTTCTAACAACATGAATATGTGTTCTGCAAACTCCCGGACAGCTCCACAGCCACCACTGCTTTTACAAATATAACCAGCAGCCTTCTGAGCAACTGTACAAGCATCAGCAGGCACACCACTCATGCCAGCTTTCCTCAGGCATTCCACATCCGACTCTTCATTTCCTATTGAGAAAGAtgacaaacaaggaaaaatatcACATAGGGGAGAAACTGAGCAAACTCAGTATTTTTCTGTCTACGTATTAATCTATTTTTTAGAATTTGTATTCTTGGCACAATTTTCATCTCAACAGCATTTTGCATGTGTGACTGAGTTCTCAGAAAAATCTTAGTGATACGTGTAAACACTGATCACACTTCACACAGTCTTCAGGCAAGAGAGTAGTAAAATTATTTGAGCAACTGAATAAGCATTTGCAGGACTATACACTTAAGCTGTCACCAAAATAGTTTTGTACAGAATCATATGactttcagttttgcttctgtcCATTTCTTGTTTCCATTTCAGAGTACAATCTATACAATATCCATCTGAAATGAACTAGAATCAGTTCAAATTTGTGAGCTGTAACTGTATGCTTGCATAATATCTAAAGCTTTCCTAAATCTCATTATAAAAAACAGCTAAGACTTCCCTTACCAAATTAGACTGCCAATTCATCAGTGCCTTTAATACTTAGAGACTGTACCCTGACAAGTCTTAAAATACATACCTGCTTTTTGTGATTGTGTGTTATAATTTGCATGTTGATCCCATTAAGTTTAGTGTATTAACAAAGAGCAAAGTGATTTGAAGCTGAGTAGCATTATGAAGTTTGTATTTGTGTATACTATATTTAattttactaccaaaaaaaaggaactgaCCCAAGTAAGCGATTTCTTTCCAGCTCAAACCCATGTCTTTTTGCCAGTCCTCCAGGACTTGTAATTTATTTGTTGCACTAACTTTTGCTATACATCCCAGCTGCATGGCTGACAATGTTTTTGAACAATCTCTTTCAGAGATGAGTCGAACCTATTAAAATAAAGCCAAGTTAGAATAAATTCTACATACAAAGAAATAAGACATGTAAGTTGctttatgaaaaaaacagttgaaatTTTGCTAAGAAAAGCTCTCTCAAATATCAGAAAAGCATTGAATAACTGGTTTCTTCAATCAAAACTCAGAGCAAAAGTGATTAGCATCCAAAAGCACATTACAATCTTGAAGTTGCTTTGGGAAAGTGAAACACCATTCTGTAGGCTTCCCCaaggttcaaaaaaaaaaaaaaaagaaatttacatTTGTTGTCTTAAATGTCACTGCACCAAATAAAATAAAGGCTATCACTGTGGTACAGTGGCATGCTGACTATCTACTGCAGTATTACCAAATTAAGCCACAGTAGGAATAAGAGAATTCCCAAGGaagttttctgtaatatttgtaGAAGCAGAATATTCATGAAGTATTTTCCATGACTCCTCTACCTAATAACACCATTTTATTTACAGTAGGACTTCAGAGCATCAATACAACACTAAACAGACTGAAGTAGCACAGCACATTAATCTCTGGAAGTTCATTCTAAATCTAAAATTTCAGAAACAGTGTAAAAGGTAAGCTAAAACCAGAAGATGATTGcagcaggatttttaaaaatgtcagacaCAACCCCTCCAAGCTTTCTGTCCAAGCTGTGGACAAGCTTACCTTCCCTAATTGCTTTTAAATACTAACAAATACTTGGCACTGATTTTAAGTACAGAATGAACAGGAGTGGTACACAAGGCAAGAATATATCAGTAACATATATGAGAAAAATATAAAGTGCAGCACAAAGACCAGgagttttttaatgaaagattcCATGTCACAGCAAGTATGGAAATGGGCTCCCACAGGCAACAAAACAATTACAAGCTTCCTCCCCTTTTTGCCTCACAGAAAATGAGGCTGAGGGAGTTCTGAAAAACCATCTGCTCCATTTCACTGCCACAAGGCAGCATCAGCTGCAAAGTATGTCATGAATATCTTGTCTAACCCGTCATAAAAAAACTCCTACAATACAGACTCCAAAAACGTATCTGGAGAACTCTACTTAGGGTATAGCTACCTTTGTTGTACCCATGCCCAGCTCTATCTGCAACAGAACTGAGTTAAGGCTCTTTGAAGGCAGCCTAAACCTCCAATTAGTTCTTACCCCAAAAAATTTCTTCTAGCTGTATCAGTCAGAAAATAGCCAAGAGGCTAATTTTACATAAATGCAGCAAAGACTCTGATCAGCAGAATTTAGTAGcagtaataaaaatcaataataataataatgaaagtaGCCATGTTACAATCTGTGttgtttcagtttttcatttaacaCCGAATTCCTACAACTTCAAAGCACGTAAGTTATGGTTAAAACAACTACACAGACAAAAGTGTTTGGGGTTTGATTTCCCTTCTTTGCAACAATCATGGGTGATCTAGGACAAACCACCTAGTTTGCTTGgctatttcttcctcttctatagCCAAGAGGTAAGAACATATCCCTGCTTGGTAAAGATAACTTCTAATTAACGAGGTGCCTAGATACACAGAGAACAATATGCTTGGTGCTAGCAAAACATCATAAAAattttttcccacatttttccaagacaaaaagaaagaagctacAGCTACTGTGAGTGAGATTGAGAACTTCCTCAGAacacttttattttcctctaaggGATCCGAGAACAACATTTGTCCCAACCCCAAACGGATGTATTATGCTGCCTGATCACAAGTACTCTGAAGAAACTTCAACTTATACGCTGCAGGGTTTTTAGAATCTTTTAATTTCAGGTTACATCAGACATAAAGCCTCACACTTCAGAACAACACTTACCTGGATTCCTCTTTTCTTTAACAGATTTATACCAACAATATCTCTATAATCGTAGGAGACCATTTCCTTCTGATCTTCTGTCACATAAATGCGACCATTTGTCAGGCATCCATCAATACTGCAAACCAATAGCTTCACCTCTTTTAATGGGTCTTTGCCGAAATATCCAAAGCTAAACAAAGAAGCTATCATTTTAGGATGGAAGTTTTTGCACACCCCAAacccaaatatttcaaataagttGTGATCTACAGACAGAAGAATCAgctttgaaattctttttttctaatgtcttttATCATTGTCGCTCTCAAACTATATTCTccctcttcaaagaaaaaaaaaaaaccagaactatTCAAAAGACAGCTCAGTTATGGTGTCCATTTAAAAATTAGGATGAGATTTATATCCTTAGCATAAGAAGTTATGTTCTGTAGCATTTACCTGGGGCAAAACCAAAATGGATgaaaaaggcacagaaaacatATTCCATTCCCACCCATTATTTCCTTAGAGAGGGGTAGAGTAGCTGCGAAGAAAAGGCAGCTGGCAAATTGTAATCAGCTCATGCCTTCTACCTGAACGCTCTCAGTCATGTGCATCAATAAAAGTGGTCCAGACCATGGAAGCCTAGGATAATTCAGCTGGAAAAGCCAGAGATGATGCTAAAACATTGCTGTTGTATGGTGGTACAGTTTTCCCCAAGctgaactttaaaaagaaaaaaaaaccaaaccaccaaaacataTGGCAAAGGTAATTTTCAGATGATTTCAACAGAGATAGAAAAAAATGATGGGCAGTAATAAAGTTGCCCAATTATCTTTGGCCTTGATTACTTACATTACATACATCAGGAATTCACATGACTATACTTTGAAACAATAAGCAATATCAAAGAAATAAAGGAATAGTGTTTTACCTCAATACTCTCTGCTCTGCAATAGGCCAATCAATGTCTATATCAATATCCACACTGTGTTCTGCACGCATTTCATAGTAGGCCATCTTACCACCCTAAATAAAATAGAACCCATTAAAATTTATGCTTGGGttaataaaaatacaagtctGTACAATTTAGTACCATGTAATGAAAGCTAAGTGTCTGGTTACACAGTGGTCACAACAGCTTATATAAAAGTGAAGCATCAGTAATGATGTTTTTGCAAGTGACACAGAACCAAGCATTTGAAACAACTTTCTATAGGCAATGGttaataagtattttaatttcacagcGCAAGAAAGATGTTATGCATTATAGTCATTATGTCACACTGATTTCACTAGGTCTTTTAATACAGTAAAATAGTAATACCTTTAGCATTCACTCAGTAAAAGTatgcttattttttgtttgctctctACACAAAGACttaatttcagttggaaaaatATCTACTGGACCCCAATACAATTAAAAAACCTAAGAGTTCTAGTCCTCAGAGAGTTAGTGGCCCAACCTTTATAAAATGTAGAATTCAACACAATTTACTATCCAAATCAATGCTTGCAAGTTCACACAGCACTAGCTGGCACTGCATGGGTCTGTACAAACTATAGAGACCTAAAGCTAGTATCTCTGCATTACTGAGGTgtctggaaaagagagaagaaccTGGTATTCCTGATGTACCTAGTAAGGTATTCCTGTTAGAAACATGGAAATACCTACATTgggctttttttcagttctgctgacAAATACTGTAAAGGATCTGTAAGATGGAGAACTTGTCTTGCATGAGACAACTAAGGGACTATACTTGTagacaaacaaaatgaaaggTGAAGTAAATAAATTTGTTCCGCATTACTGTACTGGGACATAAACATCAGGAAAAAGACTGTTTAAGTTACAGTACAAACTTGGCATAAGACTAAACTGGCCAAGAATACAAGCTTACAGATTACAGGAGAAGCCTATGAAACTGCACGAAGGTCAGTTTCACACCCTTAGTAACACTAAAATGAACTATAAGATAGGCATTTACATCCTGGCAAACTGATGTGGAACTCAATATTGTACTGTTTTAGGCTTATAGCCATGTACTGCTCTATTATTTGTATAAATTTGTTTGCTGTGGAGGATGGTGTTACTGGAATTGCCCTAGCTACAGCTAGCCCTGTTAAGTTATAAATAATAAGCAAACTGTCCTGAGGTCAAAGCGCTGTTACTTCATACTGACTTCATCAGAAATGGAAATACATTCTTTGAATTCAAAATCCTCTATAACAGAAGTAAAAGATGTATTATTCTAAAGAGCATGAAAAACAGAAGCACTAACCTGCAAGTAGCCTTTCTCAATCAAATGTCTCTTGGCAAAATAAAATGAGCCATTTTCATACAGCTCCCCAGCCCAATCTTGCCTCCGGTACCGTT
This genomic window contains:
- the CMAS gene encoding N-acylneuraminate cytidylyltransferase, whose protein sequence is MEAGAGGSRAHLAALVLARGGSKGIPLKNIKLLAGVPLIGWVLRAAIDAGVFHSVWVSTDHDEIEKVAKQFGAQVHRRSPEVSQDSSTSLEAIREFLNHHHEVDIVGNIQATSPCLHPSDLIKVADLIQKEGFDSVFSVVRRHQFRWSEVKKGGSKMTEPQNLNPAKRYRRQDWAGELYENGSFYFAKRHLIEKGYLQGGKMAYYEMRAEHSVDIDIDIDWPIAEQRVLSFGYFGKDPLKEVKLLVCSIDGCLTNGRIYVTEDQKEMVSYDYRDIVGINLLKKRGIQVRLISERDCSKTLSAMQLGCIAKVSATNKLQVLEDWQKDMGLSWKEIAYLGNEESDVECLRKAGMSGVPADACTVAQKAAGYICKSSGGCGAVREFAEHIFMLLEKVNSARKQMEEMSSAGKEMGGK